A stretch of DNA from Flavobacteriaceae bacterium MAR_2009_75:
CAAATACGGGAAAATGATTTTAAGGAACATTGGGTAAATCATGTAGCTTTTCCTTGGAACGAATATGGCATAGCGACAAGAAATATTCGTTTAGGCTTGGATAATCCTGATTCTGGTTCTCATAATAATGGGTATTGGAAACACAGCATGGGTTCGCCTATACGAAGTGAAATATGGGGAATGCTTTGTGCTGGTAACCCAGAAAAAGCTGCTTTCTATGCAAAGATGGATTCCACTTTGGACCATGAAGGTTTTTCCGTAGAGGCCGAACAGTACTTTTCAGCTTGTATGGCCGTGGCGTTCATTGAAGATGATATTTATACGATTTTGACCAAAGGATTAGGCTACATTTCACAAAATGGATTGTGTGGTAAACTTGTTCGTTCCATACTATTCTGGAATCGAGAGTACGGAGTAGCTACAGCATCAAAAAAAATCAAAAGTGTTTATGGCGATGCAGATTTTACTTCCGCCCCAATGAATGTGGGTTTTACTGTTCTTTCATTGCTTAATTCCGATGGAAAAATAGATAACCTTACCACCGCACTTCATTATGGTCATGATAGTGATTGTATCATCGCTACAGCTGGTGCCTTGCTGGGAGCAGTAATTGGATACAAGGCCATACCCAAAATATGGAAAGATAGGGTAGGCGACGAAATTCTCGTTAGTCCCGAGATAACCGGTATCAAATGCCCTAGTTCTGTAACTGAGCTTACACAGTTGACGTGTCAAGCGTCTACACCATTTCTTGGTTTAAATACAGATTTTGAACTTGTTGATGCACCCAAATCCATTGAAGTAGGTGAAGTGAAACAAGAAGAGTATGCGCTCAACTCTTTGGTTAGCAAGTATCCCCAACTTGAGTCTGGCTCAAAGGGCTCCTTAATGGTAGGTATAGAAAATTTTAAAGATGCTGCTTTAACTTTAAAGGTTGAATTGATATCCGAAGTTTTTGAAGGCGAAGTTCAAGAGGTGGAGGTGCCCGCAGCGACAATTGCGTATTTTGATTTCAATCTGCTATTTCAACCTGAGGCCGAAACAAACCGACCAAGTTTTTCTTATGTCTTAAGAGTCGAAAGTGAAGAAACGAAATATTTTAAGAAGGGAATACCTAACTATGGCACATGGTTGCTTTTGGGTCCTTTTATTGAAGATGATTCAAGTTTGGTACCTATGGATGAAAAGTATCCTGACCACGGTATGAGTTCATTGCCCTCGGTCATTTATATGAATCATGATGCACAGCGACCTAAAACAGAGTTTATCAAGGAAAAAGCTATTGCAGAACTCTTACAATCTTCGGATTATGGTGATTCTCCTTTTGGATGTCAGCCCATCTTTCCAAAATCAATGGAAATAAACCTAGGCGATTACTTTTATGGAAAAGGGGAGCGTACTTTATATCTGTACAGCCAAGTAGAAACTGAGAAGGGTCTTAAAAAATGGTTGAGTTTGGGTCATAGCAATTATTGTACGGTATGGTTGAACGAAGAAAAACTGTATCAAACTAATACGCCCAAACGCAGATGGCCGGGAACTGAAACTGTTGAGCTGAACCTGAATAAGGGTACAAATACTTTATTGTTGCGATTTGATTTTATAAACGATGACTTTTTGGTCAATATCGGCTTAAAAGAACATCAGGAAAAACATCCCCATCAATCACAATGGGATACGGAGCTAATTTTTACTATTCATTAAAATGGATCTATCTTATTTTTTCATAAGTGTTTTAAAAATTTATAAAAAAAGCTCTAAAGTTTTTGCTTTTATCTTTTTGGCGGCCATAGTCTGTGGTTGCCAAACTTCGAAATCAAAAACTACTGCCATCAAAGTTGAGGTAAGTACATGGAAACCTGTTAATACGAACCTCATTGGTGCCAATGCAAACCTAATCAGTTTCGATGCCCCATGGAATAACGAAGATTTACTCGAAGTAACCAATAAGACAAAAATAAAAACGCTGAGATATCCTGGTGGTACCATCGGTAATTATTGGGATTGGGATATTGGTGCAATCGATAGAAATGTTGCCGATAGCTTGATGATAAAATGGGTAGTTGCCAATGACCTTACAAAAAGTCCTGAGCGCTATACTCTTGAAAACTTGGCAGAATTGTACAATAAGACAGGAATTGTTCCGGTTTTTATGCTCAATATGCTGAGTAAGGATCTAGAGCACAGTCTTAGAAATTTAAGAAAGGCAAAATCATTGGGAATTCCTATTAAATTTATTGAAATGGGCAACGAGCTTTATTTCAACATCCCTTTTCCGTTATTGAAATATCCTACTCCGGAAATTTATGGTGAAACTTGCCAACTATGGATTACGGTACTAAAGGATGAATTTCCAGAGGCCTCTTTTGCAGTTGTGGGTAGCTATATGGAGCGACATCCGCGCCAGGTAAATTGGAATCAAAGGGTACTTTCTCAATGCACCAATGCCGATGCCATTACCATTCATTTTTACTCGCCCTCAGGACTCGATGGCCGATTAGAACGAAAAAGGATAAAACCTGGCAAAGAGGGTTTAGGTAGTAAGCAAACCGCAATCAGAAAGGGACCAAAAGATTTAAGAGAACGACAGCTATGGGAAACGGAACTTCTGCAAGACAAGAATGCCTATGCCAATATGTTTACCACGGCCCACTTGAATTTAAAAAAATTGAACAAGTTGTTCAAACCAGAGGACATGCAGCTATGGGTAACTGAATTTAATATCAGGGATGACAATTCCGTTGTGCTACATAGTTGGGCGCAAAGTTTAATTTTGGC
This window harbors:
- a CDS encoding ADP-ribosylglycohydrolase; translated protein: MKKKMQYREFKDKIQGGWVGKCAGGILGAPIEGYKRFNNIEMSDSLFENNFANDDLDLQLLWLDMVLKKGAQIRENDFKEHWVNHVAFPWNEYGIATRNIRLGLDNPDSGSHNNGYWKHSMGSPIRSEIWGMLCAGNPEKAAFYAKMDSTLDHEGFSVEAEQYFSACMAVAFIEDDIYTILTKGLGYISQNGLCGKLVRSILFWNREYGVATASKKIKSVYGDADFTSAPMNVGFTVLSLLNSDGKIDNLTTALHYGHDSDCIIATAGALLGAVIGYKAIPKIWKDRVGDEILVSPEITGIKCPSSVTELTQLTCQASTPFLGLNTDFELVDAPKSIEVGEVKQEEYALNSLVSKYPQLESGSKGSLMVGIENFKDAALTLKVELISEVFEGEVQEVEVPAATIAYFDFNLLFQPEAETNRPSFSYVLRVESEETKYFKKGIPNYGTWLLLGPFIEDDSSLVPMDEKYPDHGMSSLPSVIYMNHDAQRPKTEFIKEKAIAELLQSSDYGDSPFGCQPIFPKSMEINLGDYFYGKGERTLYLYSQVETEKGLKKWLSLGHSNYCTVWLNEEKLYQTNTPKRRWPGTETVELNLNKGTNTLLLRFDFINDDFLVNIGLKEHQEKHPHQSQWDTELIFTIH